The proteins below come from a single Parazoarcus communis genomic window:
- the rsxC gene encoding electron transport complex subunit RsxC — protein sequence MNTPALSTPSFLRRMLQRWGAHPEGRKHPAADTEITVLPLPPRLILPLAQHIGAPARPLVQAGQYVLRGELIAEAQGAISAPIHAPTSGTVIGIAEVPVPHASGLAGPAILLDTDGLDEALPPDHTDPFSLEPAEIARRVAAAGVVGMGGATFPAAVKLALGQKNPIPTLILNGGECEPYLSCDDRLMRERAPEVIDGARIILRAIGGERALIGVENNKPQAIAALRAAAEGVADVEVVEVPSRYPMGSEKQLISWLTGREVPAEGRSADIGVMVQNVGTAAAIHRAIRFGEPLTRRIVTVSGGAIRTPRNLEVRIGTPLSTLVAFCGGTTEPVARWVMGGPMMGLSIHSLDIPVIKGSGGLLGLVEHELAALPEPGPCIRCASCVGACPIGLMPLEMAALIRSGDLKASVEIGLKDCISCGTCSFVCPSQIPLVQYFNHAKGELAAQGRNRMKQDAIKELVEARESRMEREAREKAEAAERRKAERARAKAAAAEAAAAKASAAAKTTEETTA from the coding sequence ATGAATACCCCTGCCTTATCCACCCCCTCCTTCCTGCGCCGCATGCTGCAGCGCTGGGGCGCCCACCCCGAAGGCCGCAAACATCCGGCCGCGGATACCGAGATCACGGTGCTGCCTCTGCCTCCGCGGCTGATCCTGCCGCTTGCACAGCATATCGGCGCGCCGGCACGCCCACTGGTGCAGGCGGGGCAGTATGTGCTGCGCGGCGAACTCATTGCCGAAGCGCAGGGAGCGATCTCCGCGCCGATACATGCGCCGACATCCGGCACCGTGATCGGCATCGCCGAGGTACCCGTGCCGCACGCCTCCGGCCTTGCCGGTCCGGCCATCCTGCTTGATACCGACGGTCTTGATGAAGCCCTGCCACCGGATCACACCGACCCGTTCAGCCTCGAACCCGCGGAGATTGCGCGCAGGGTTGCGGCTGCCGGCGTGGTCGGCATGGGCGGCGCAACCTTCCCGGCGGCCGTCAAGCTCGCCCTCGGCCAGAAGAACCCGATTCCCACGCTGATCCTGAACGGTGGCGAGTGTGAACCCTACTTGTCGTGCGACGATCGCCTGATGCGCGAGCGCGCCCCCGAGGTCATCGACGGCGCGCGCATCATCCTGCGGGCCATTGGCGGCGAACGCGCATTGATCGGAGTGGAGAATAACAAGCCTCAGGCGATCGCTGCCCTGCGTGCGGCGGCCGAGGGCGTCGCCGATGTGGAGGTCGTCGAGGTTCCGAGTCGCTATCCGATGGGCTCGGAAAAGCAGCTCATTTCCTGGCTGACCGGGCGTGAAGTGCCTGCGGAAGGCCGTTCGGCAGATATCGGCGTCATGGTGCAGAACGTCGGCACCGCCGCCGCCATTCACCGTGCGATCCGCTTCGGAGAGCCGCTCACCCGGCGCATCGTCACCGTCTCCGGCGGCGCCATCCGCACACCGCGCAACCTTGAGGTGCGCATCGGTACGCCGCTCTCCACCCTGGTGGCATTCTGCGGCGGAACGACGGAACCGGTCGCGCGCTGGGTCATGGGTGGGCCGATGATGGGATTGTCCATCCACTCGCTCGACATCCCGGTGATCAAGGGAAGCGGCGGACTGCTTGGACTGGTCGAACACGAACTCGCAGCCCTCCCGGAACCCGGCCCCTGCATTCGCTGTGCCTCCTGCGTGGGAGCCTGTCCGATCGGGCTGATGCCGCTGGAGATGGCCGCACTGATCAGGAGCGGCGACCTCAAGGCGTCGGTCGAGATCGGACTCAAGGATTGCATCAGCTGCGGTACATGCTCCTTTGTCTGCCCTTCCCAGATTCCGCTCGTCCAGTACTTCAACCATGCCAAGGGCGAACTCGCAGCCCAGGGCCGAAACCGCATGAAACAGGATGCCATCAAGGAGCTTGTCGAAGCGCGTGAAAGCCGCATGGAACGCGAAGCGCGCGAAAAGGCCGAGGCCGCGGAGCGACGCAAGGCCGAGCGCGCCCGCGCCAAGGCGGCTGCCGCCGAAGCCGCAGCGGCAAAGGCAAGCGCAGCCGCGAAAACAACCGAGGAGACCACGGCATGA
- the rsxA gene encoding electron transport complex subunit RsxA, with protein sequence MSEWLMLLLGTALVNNVVLVKFLGLCPFMGVSRKIDSALGMGMATTFVLTLASAVTWVLEHALLAPFDLAYLRILGFILVIAATVQFVEMAVKKNAPALYKVLGIYLPLITTNCAVLGVALLNVQEGAGFVRSVVYGLGSAAGFTMVLVLFAGLRERLALARVPAAFAGAPIGFVTAGLLSLAFMGFSGLTNH encoded by the coding sequence ATGAGTGAATGGTTGATGCTGCTACTGGGCACGGCACTGGTAAACAACGTCGTGCTGGTCAAATTCCTTGGCCTGTGCCCCTTCATGGGGGTCTCGCGCAAGATCGACAGCGCGCTTGGCATGGGAATGGCCACAACCTTCGTGCTCACGCTCGCGAGTGCCGTGACCTGGGTGCTCGAACACGCCCTGCTCGCCCCCTTCGATCTGGCTTATCTGCGCATCCTGGGCTTCATCCTGGTCATCGCCGCAACCGTCCAGTTCGTCGAAATGGCGGTCAAGAAGAACGCGCCCGCCCTGTACAAGGTGCTCGGCATCTATCTTCCGCTCATCACGACCAACTGCGCGGTGCTCGGCGTGGCGCTGCTCAATGTCCAGGAGGGCGCAGGCTTCGTTCGCAGCGTCGTCTACGGGCTGGGCTCAGCCGCAGGCTTCACCATGGTTCTCGTACTGTTCGCCGGACTGCGCGAGCGCCTGGCGCTCGCACGCGTGCCGGCAGCCTTCGCCGGCGCGCCAATTGGTTTTGTGACTGCCGGACTGCTGTCGCTCGCGTTCATGGGCTTTTCCGGCCTCACCAACCACTGA
- a CDS encoding FprA family A-type flavoprotein, whose protein sequence is MSRAGAVRPGEPVAIAPDVFWVGALDPDLRQFDIILRTANGTSYNAYAVRGSEGVAVIDTVKAEFAEDFFARLWSCCRPDEIRAIVLNHLEPDHTGALPALLKAAPQASLYLSYPALKMLKGLVKESLDEARIIPVDEDTRIDLGGRTLRFLHTPYLHWPDTQCTWVEEEGLLFSGDVFGCHFCDSRLFNDSVGDFRFSFDYYYQHIMRPFREHVLTALDLIEPLPLRLVAPAHGPILRDAPTSYVRRYRQLAAPLLANEAGGREKTLLVFYISAYGNTERMAQAVRNGAEGVEGVRVSMYDLAGGDPGPFVDLIEEADGLVFGSPTINGDAVKPVWDLLSSLTLVKVKGKFGGAFGSYGWSGEAVGLVEDRLRGLKLRVPRPGVKVKLIPTDEELESCAALGRELAEHLVGRVAPRHIDFTAPNALTA, encoded by the coding sequence ATGAGTCGCGCCGGTGCAGTTCGTCCTGGCGAGCCGGTTGCCATTGCCCCGGATGTGTTCTGGGTGGGCGCGCTCGACCCGGACCTGCGCCAGTTCGACATCATCCTGCGCACGGCCAATGGCACCAGCTACAACGCCTATGCCGTGCGGGGAAGCGAAGGTGTGGCCGTGATCGATACGGTCAAGGCCGAGTTTGCCGAGGACTTCTTCGCGCGGCTGTGGTCATGCTGTCGCCCGGACGAGATCCGCGCCATCGTGCTCAACCATCTCGAACCCGACCACACGGGCGCGCTGCCCGCGCTGCTCAAGGCCGCGCCCCAGGCCTCGCTCTACCTCTCCTATCCGGCCCTGAAGATGCTGAAGGGCCTGGTCAAGGAGAGTCTGGACGAGGCCCGCATCATTCCGGTCGACGAGGACACCCGCATCGACCTTGGCGGTCGCACCCTGCGCTTCCTGCATACGCCTTATCTGCACTGGCCGGATACCCAATGCACCTGGGTCGAGGAGGAAGGGCTGCTGTTCTCGGGTGACGTGTTCGGTTGTCACTTCTGCGATTCGCGCCTGTTCAACGACAGCGTCGGCGATTTCCGCTTTTCGTTCGACTATTACTACCAGCACATCATGCGGCCTTTCCGCGAGCATGTGCTGACCGCGCTCGACCTGATCGAGCCGCTGCCGCTTCGCCTTGTGGCGCCGGCACATGGCCCGATCCTGCGTGACGCGCCGACGAGCTACGTTCGACGCTACCGTCAGCTCGCTGCCCCCCTGCTGGCCAACGAGGCCGGCGGGCGCGAGAAGACGCTGCTGGTGTTCTACATCAGCGCCTACGGCAACACCGAGCGCATGGCTCAGGCGGTGCGCAATGGTGCCGAGGGCGTGGAGGGCGTCCGGGTTTCGATGTACGACCTTGCCGGCGGCGACCCCGGCCCTTTCGTAGATCTCATCGAGGAAGCCGATGGTCTGGTGTTCGGCTCGCCCACGATCAACGGCGATGCGGTCAAGCCAGTGTGGGATCTGCTCTCGTCGCTGACGCTGGTCAAGGTCAAGGGCAAGTTCGGCGGCGCGTTTGGCTCCTATGGCTGGAGCGGCGAAGCCGTCGGGCTGGTCGAGGACCGTCTGCGCGGCCTCAAGCTTCGTGTCCCGCGACCTGGCGTGAAGGTCAAGCTCATTCCCACCGACGAAGAACTCGAGAGCTGTGCGGCGCTTGGTCGCGAACTGGCCGAGCACCTGGTTGGCCGCGTCGCCCCCCGTCATATCGACTTTACCGCGCCCAACGCGCTTACCGCATAG
- a CDS encoding cytochrome-c peroxidase has translation MKPLSRYLALSGLCALALTAHAQQWAALPEQPPIPADNPQSQAKIDLGKTLFFDPRLSEHGTLSCNSCHNVMAGGDDNRPNSIGMHDARGGRSAPTVWNAAYQSVQFWDGRAGTLEEQAKGPITNPIEMGMSDAAVAVGRLEQIPAYLPLFKAAFPAASKPITMDNVAKAIAAYERTLVTPDSPYDRYVKGDKTALTEQQARGMKTFGELGCTACHAGANFSGPPMPMAQGFFMKFPTFAGSAFDKQYDLLSDTGRHASTGKDSDKHMWRVPTLRNIALTAPYMHNGKVPTLEEAVRVMAKTQLNRDIDATQLADVVAFLTSLSGRFPEQTMPRLPLTNGNSIVPPIDPHLKTAKATD, from the coding sequence ATGAAACCACTCTCACGATACCTGGCACTGTCCGGCCTTTGCGCCCTTGCCCTGACGGCACATGCACAACAATGGGCGGCCCTCCCCGAACAGCCCCCAATCCCTGCGGACAATCCACAAAGTCAGGCCAAGATCGATCTGGGCAAGACCCTGTTCTTCGACCCACGCCTCAGCGAACACGGCACGCTCTCCTGCAACTCGTGCCACAACGTCATGGCCGGCGGGGACGACAACCGCCCCAACTCGATCGGCATGCACGATGCCCGTGGCGGACGCAGTGCGCCGACGGTATGGAATGCTGCCTACCAGTCGGTTCAGTTCTGGGACGGTCGGGCGGGCACGCTGGAAGAGCAAGCCAAAGGCCCAATCACCAACCCGATCGAGATGGGCATGAGCGATGCGGCAGTGGCCGTAGGCCGGCTGGAGCAGATTCCGGCCTATCTGCCGCTTTTCAAGGCCGCGTTCCCGGCAGCGTCAAAGCCGATCACGATGGACAACGTGGCCAAGGCAATCGCCGCCTACGAACGCACACTGGTGACACCCGACTCACCCTACGACCGCTACGTGAAGGGCGACAAGACGGCCCTCACTGAGCAACAGGCCCGCGGCATGAAAACATTCGGCGAATTGGGCTGCACGGCCTGTCACGCCGGCGCGAACTTCAGCGGCCCTCCCATGCCGATGGCACAGGGCTTCTTCATGAAATTTCCGACCTTTGCAGGCAGTGCGTTCGACAAGCAATACGATCTGCTCTCGGACACGGGTCGCCACGCATCGACGGGCAAGGATAGCGACAAGCACATGTGGCGAGTGCCGACCTTGCGCAACATCGCGCTGACGGCACCCTACATGCATAACGGCAAGGTTCCGACACTGGAAGAGGCCGTACGCGTGATGGCGAAGACTCAGCTTAACCGGGACATCGACGCCACTCAGCTTGCGGATGTCGTCGCCTTCCTCACCAGTCTGAGCGGGAGATTCCCGGAGCAGACCATGCCCCGGCTGCCCTTGACCAACGGCAACTCCATCGTCCCCCCGATCGACCCCCATCTCAAGACCGCGAAAGCGACGGATTAA
- the nifA gene encoding nif-specific transcriptional activator NifA: MTASDPLDEARAAWLESSLEALYRVSRVLSRSLELRETLAELLRVLDEECGFNRALVTLSEPDGESMAISALHGVDSAIDPDIRWRAGEGVIGSVQQRSRPLVLQRLAESPDYLRQRGVFDADAPFIGVPIRAAHETVGVLALQPPLAVRERLDDDAHFAEMVANLIGQTVRLSRQVRQERRDISEERDSLRRTVRSHFGFDSIIGHTAVMRKVFDQVRQVAKWNTTVLVRGETGTGKELIAQAIHYNSPRAAGPFVKLNCAALPENLLESELFGHEKGAFTGALTQRKGRFETADAGTLFLDEIGEISASFQAKLLRVLQEGELERVGGVRTLRVDVRVIAATNRDLELEVEAGKFREDLFYRLNVMPIMLPPLRERVEDIPEIASFLVGKVAKMQGRPLSITDSALRILLHHAWPGNVRELENCIERAAVMSEDGVIDRDLVLVSGVEERVSPMRGGGSVDLDDPDLDERERVIAALEQAGWVQAKAARLLNMTPRQIAYRIQTLNIKVRQI, from the coding sequence ATGACTGCGAGCGATCCGCTGGACGAGGCGCGCGCTGCCTGGCTCGAATCGTCGCTTGAGGCCTTGTATCGCGTCAGCCGGGTGTTGTCCCGTTCGCTCGAACTGCGCGAAACCCTCGCAGAATTGTTGCGCGTACTCGATGAGGAGTGCGGCTTCAATCGAGCCCTGGTCACCCTGAGTGAGCCCGATGGGGAGTCGATGGCCATCTCGGCCCTTCATGGCGTGGACAGTGCGATCGATCCGGATATCCGCTGGCGTGCGGGCGAGGGTGTGATCGGCAGCGTACAGCAGCGCTCGAGGCCGCTCGTTCTCCAGCGCCTCGCCGAAAGCCCCGATTACCTGCGTCAGCGCGGTGTGTTCGACGCCGACGCACCCTTTATCGGCGTACCGATCCGGGCCGCACATGAAACCGTCGGTGTGCTTGCCCTGCAGCCTCCGCTGGCGGTTCGGGAGCGCCTCGACGACGATGCTCATTTTGCGGAGATGGTGGCGAACCTGATTGGCCAGACGGTGAGACTTTCCCGTCAGGTGCGCCAGGAGCGCCGGGATATTTCGGAAGAGCGCGACAGTTTGCGCCGCACCGTGCGAAGCCATTTCGGCTTCGACAGCATCATCGGGCACACCGCCGTGATGCGTAAGGTGTTCGATCAGGTGCGGCAGGTGGCGAAGTGGAACACGACCGTGCTGGTGCGCGGCGAGACCGGCACCGGCAAGGAGCTTATCGCCCAGGCCATCCATTACAACTCCCCGCGTGCAGCAGGGCCCTTCGTCAAGCTCAACTGTGCGGCCCTGCCGGAGAACCTCCTGGAGTCCGAGCTCTTCGGGCATGAAAAGGGCGCGTTCACCGGCGCGCTGACGCAGCGCAAGGGGCGTTTCGAAACGGCCGATGCCGGCACGCTGTTCCTCGACGAAATCGGCGAAATCTCCGCATCCTTCCAGGCCAAGCTGTTGCGCGTGCTGCAGGAAGGCGAGCTGGAGCGGGTCGGCGGCGTGCGCACATTGCGTGTGGATGTGCGGGTGATTGCGGCAACCAACCGTGATCTGGAACTGGAAGTCGAGGCGGGCAAGTTCCGCGAGGATCTGTTCTATCGCCTGAACGTCATGCCCATCATGCTGCCGCCGCTGCGGGAGCGCGTCGAGGACATTCCCGAAATTGCCTCGTTTCTGGTCGGCAAGGTGGCGAAAATGCAGGGGCGTCCGCTTTCGATCACCGACAGCGCCCTGCGCATCCTTCTCCATCATGCATGGCCGGGCAACGTGCGCGAGCTCGAAAACTGTATCGAGCGTGCGGCGGTCATGAGCGAGGATGGCGTCATCGATCGCGATCTCGTGCTGGTCTCCGGGGTCGAAGAGCGCGTATCGCCGATGCGCGGGGGCGGTTCGGTGGATCTTGACGATCCTGATCTGGATGAGCGCGAACGGGTCATCGCTGCGCTTGAGCAGGCTGGCTGGGTACAGGCCAAGGCCGCTCGACTGCTGAACATGACGCCGCGGCAGATTGCCTATCGCATCCAGACACTCAACATCAAGGTGCGTCAGATCTGA
- a CDS encoding RnfABCDGE type electron transport complex subunit B has product MLIAVVSLSVMGAVFGLGLGLAARFFHVERDGVEAEIEAMMPGTNCGQCGFPGCAGAAEALIAGNAPATCCPPGGLQLAEALAARLGLALDAGAVQIQVPRIAEVREEICIGCTKCFKSCPTDAVLGAVKQIHSVIREACTGCAKCEEVCPTGAIDLAPVPVTQQTWVWPKPVSA; this is encoded by the coding sequence ATGTTGATCGCCGTCGTTAGCCTCTCCGTGATGGGCGCTGTTTTCGGCCTCGGGCTGGGGCTTGCCGCACGCTTCTTCCATGTCGAACGGGACGGCGTCGAAGCCGAAATCGAAGCCATGATGCCCGGCACCAACTGCGGTCAGTGCGGCTTTCCCGGTTGCGCAGGCGCCGCCGAGGCGCTCATTGCAGGGAACGCACCTGCCACCTGCTGCCCGCCCGGTGGCCTGCAACTGGCCGAAGCGCTTGCCGCGCGGCTCGGACTCGCGCTCGACGCCGGCGCCGTCCAGATTCAGGTGCCGCGCATTGCGGAAGTGCGCGAGGAAATCTGCATCGGATGCACGAAATGTTTCAAGTCCTGCCCCACCGATGCGGTGCTGGGCGCTGTCAAGCAGATCCACTCGGTGATTCGCGAGGCCTGCACCGGCTGCGCGAAATGCGAAGAAGTCTGTCCCACCGGGGCCATCGACCTTGCTCCGGTGCCCGTCACACAGCAAACCTGGGTCTGGCCGAAACCGGTCAGCGCCTGA
- the nifL gene encoding nitrogen fixation negative regulator NifL, which yields MSAPDSMHAVFSDAVFHDAVEQSAIAISITDVNAHILYVNPAFSAITGYAASEVVGQRQSLLSYKSTPRSVYQSMWQALKSGQSWTGRLLNRRRDGTPYVAELTVTPLRSAAIKGEETRYLGMHWDATEEHRLAQQLSNHKQLIESVISVAPVAVALLDVEGKVVLDNPAYRRVVSDMRVTEPAHSVMDALRQSLGESFKHALAHRRALLNHELRFDSDSGEPRWYSCSVSWFEERHTSPDAFYGDGCSDYMLLVMHDISASKRQQEALRIAAMRAMLSEGEFNQSLREALSGAIFQLQGPVNLISAAASLQRRRAGGAAGGDALAKALADAQRAGEEAITTLQAAMPPEPEAPTGLVNLNEVLRDVLMLETETFLSAGVTVDWLPAHVLPSVQGNPTALRTLFRQLVTNAVEAMNVRGWTERNLSLCTEVRGKYVRAALTDTGPGIPDELRLKVFEPFFSTKKGRAAGRGVGLSLAQEIVSRHRGVLEIDPAYAGGCRLLVSIPALGQIPVADEEGGR from the coding sequence ATGTCGGCCCCTGATTCGATGCATGCCGTGTTCTCCGATGCCGTGTTTCACGATGCGGTAGAACAATCTGCGATTGCGATCTCGATTACCGATGTCAACGCGCACATCCTGTATGTGAACCCGGCCTTCTCGGCGATCACCGGATATGCCGCATCCGAAGTGGTTGGGCAGCGGCAATCGCTCCTGTCCTACAAGTCGACACCACGCTCGGTCTACCAGTCCATGTGGCAGGCCCTGAAAAGCGGCCAGTCGTGGACTGGGCGCCTGCTCAACCGCCGGCGCGACGGAACGCCCTATGTGGCCGAGCTGACGGTGACGCCGTTGCGCTCCGCTGCGATCAAGGGAGAGGAAACCCGTTACCTCGGCATGCACTGGGACGCCACCGAAGAGCACCGTCTGGCACAGCAGCTGAGCAATCACAAGCAGCTCATCGAGTCGGTGATCTCGGTGGCACCAGTCGCGGTTGCGCTGCTCGATGTCGAGGGCAAGGTCGTCCTCGACAACCCCGCTTACCGCCGTGTGGTCTCCGACATGCGGGTAACCGAGCCGGCGCATTCGGTGATGGATGCACTGCGTCAAAGTCTGGGCGAGAGTTTCAAGCATGCACTGGCTCACCGCCGTGCCTTGCTCAACCACGAGCTGCGCTTCGATTCGGATTCGGGCGAGCCGCGCTGGTATTCGTGTTCGGTGTCGTGGTTCGAGGAGCGTCATACCAGCCCCGATGCGTTCTACGGCGACGGCTGCTCCGACTACATGCTGCTGGTGATGCACGACATCAGTGCCTCCAAGCGTCAGCAGGAGGCGCTGCGTATTGCAGCGATGCGCGCGATGCTGTCCGAAGGCGAATTCAACCAGAGCCTGCGCGAGGCATTGTCGGGGGCGATCTTTCAGTTGCAGGGACCGGTGAATCTGATCTCGGCCGCGGCGAGTCTGCAGCGTCGCCGTGCCGGCGGTGCGGCAGGAGGCGATGCCCTTGCCAAGGCGCTTGCGGACGCGCAGCGCGCGGGAGAAGAGGCCATCACCACCTTGCAGGCGGCCATGCCGCCTGAGCCTGAGGCGCCCACCGGACTGGTTAACCTCAATGAGGTTCTGCGTGACGTGCTGATGCTCGAGACAGAAACCTTCCTATCAGCAGGGGTAACAGTCGACTGGCTGCCGGCGCATGTCCTGCCTTCGGTCCAGGGCAATCCCACCGCGCTGAGGACCCTGTTCCGGCAGTTGGTGACGAATGCGGTGGAAGCCATGAATGTGCGCGGCTGGACCGAACGCAACCTGAGCCTGTGCACCGAGGTGCGTGGCAAGTATGTGCGCGCGGCGCTGACCGATACCGGCCCGGGCATTCCCGACGAATTGCGCCTGAAAGTGTTCGAGCCCTTCTTCTCGACCAAGAAGGGGCGCGCAGCGGGGCGCGGGGTTGGGTTGTCGCTGGCTCAGGAGATCGTCAGCCGGCATCGCGGTGTGCTCGAGATCGATCCCGCGTATGCAGGCGGCTGCCGACTTCTGGTGAGCATTCCTGCCCTGGGGCAGATCCCCGTGGCCGATGAGGAGGGCGGAAGATGA
- the nifB gene encoding nitrogenase cofactor biosynthesis protein NifB, whose amino-acid sequence MELPVISNAAPPSAGGGCSESGCGTEPDALSHLPDHIRSKVQDHPCYSEEAHHYFARMHVAVAPACNIQCNYCNRKYDCSNESRPGVVSELMTPDQAVKKTLAVAAAIPQMTVLGIAGPGDPLANPERTFETFRQLSEQAPDIKLCVSTNGLSLPDCVDELAKHNIDHVTITINCVDPEIGAKIYPWIFWENKRIRGVEGARILIEQQQKGLEMLTSRGILVKVNSVMIPGVNDQHLKEVSKIVKAKGAFLHNVMPLIAEAEHGTYYGIMGQPEPTPLELQALQDDCSGDMSMMRHCRQCRADAVGLLGEDRGDEFTLDKIDEMEVDYATAMVERAKVHEAITTELEMKRALKAAPRFNPDAPVEDEAAPATRNIRIAIATKGGGVINEHFGHAHEFLVYEVGPKEHRFLGHRKCTAYCMGDESCGDGETVLGGIIKSLEGVEVLLASKIGFEPWADLEKAGIQPNGEHAMEPIEEAIRAVYDEMAAAGKLDLPVAGASAQAA is encoded by the coding sequence ATGGAACTCCCGGTCATCAGCAACGCCGCGCCCCCGAGCGCCGGAGGCGGTTGCAGTGAGAGCGGTTGTGGTACCGAGCCGGATGCGCTGTCGCATCTGCCCGACCATATCCGCAGCAAAGTGCAGGACCACCCCTGTTATTCGGAGGAGGCCCATCACTACTTTGCCCGCATGCACGTCGCGGTCGCGCCCGCCTGCAACATCCAGTGCAACTATTGCAACCGCAAATACGACTGCTCCAACGAATCCCGTCCAGGCGTCGTGTCCGAACTGATGACGCCGGATCAGGCGGTCAAGAAGACGCTCGCCGTGGCGGCCGCGATTCCGCAGATGACGGTGCTCGGCATCGCCGGACCCGGAGACCCACTCGCCAACCCCGAGCGCACTTTCGAGACCTTCCGTCAGCTCTCGGAGCAGGCGCCGGACATCAAGCTCTGTGTGTCGACCAATGGCCTGTCGCTGCCGGACTGTGTGGACGAGCTGGCGAAGCACAACATCGACCACGTCACGATCACGATCAACTGTGTTGATCCCGAGATCGGCGCCAAGATCTATCCGTGGATCTTCTGGGAGAACAAGCGCATTCGCGGTGTGGAAGGCGCGAGGATCCTGATCGAGCAGCAGCAGAAAGGGCTGGAGATGCTCACCAGCCGCGGCATTCTGGTGAAGGTCAATTCGGTGATGATCCCGGGCGTCAATGACCAGCACCTCAAGGAGGTGTCGAAGATCGTCAAGGCCAAGGGCGCTTTCCTGCACAACGTGATGCCGCTGATCGCCGAGGCCGAGCACGGCACCTACTACGGCATCATGGGGCAGCCCGAGCCGACGCCGCTCGAACTTCAGGCGCTGCAGGACGACTGCTCCGGCGACATGTCGATGATGCGTCATTGCCGGCAGTGTCGTGCCGATGCGGTCGGGCTGCTGGGCGAGGACCGCGGTGACGAGTTCACCCTCGACAAGATCGACGAGATGGAAGTCGATTACGCCACCGCCATGGTCGAGCGTGCAAAGGTGCACGAAGCCATCACCACCGAGCTCGAAATGAAGCGTGCGCTCAAGGCCGCGCCCAGGTTCAATCCGGATGCACCGGTGGAGGACGAGGCTGCGCCTGCGACCCGCAACATCCGCATCGCGATTGCGACCAAGGGCGGCGGGGTGATCAACGAGCACTTCGGGCATGCACATGAGTTCCTGGTGTACGAAGTGGGTCCGAAGGAGCACCGCTTCCTCGGTCACCGCAAGTGCACTGCGTACTGCATGGGCGACGAGTCCTGTGGCGACGGCGAAACCGTGCTCGGCGGCATCATCAAGTCGCTGGAAGGGGTCGAGGTGCTGCTCGCAAGCAAGATTGGTTTCGAGCCCTGGGCCGATCTCGAAAAGGCCGGCATTCAGCCCAATGGCGAGCACGCGATGGAGCCGATCGAGGAGGCCATCCGCGCCGTGTATGACGAAATGGCAGCGGCCGGCAAGCTCGACCTGCCCGTGGCCGGCGCTTCGGCCCAGGCTGCCTGA
- a CDS encoding arsenate reductase family protein, which produces MPTVSFWWKPGCATNTRQIGLLREAGCEVVVRDLLTEPWTTSALSAFFGSRPVREWFNPAAPAVKEGTVVPAEFSAETALSRLVAEPLLIRRPLIELAGERCCGFDAVWLVQRGVRLPDGAVPQGCSHAASAAGVAQCKPPRNPAVYCAPPSGASFP; this is translated from the coding sequence ATGCCGACAGTAAGCTTCTGGTGGAAGCCCGGTTGCGCGACCAACACGCGTCAGATCGGGCTGCTGCGTGAGGCCGGCTGTGAGGTCGTCGTCCGTGATCTCCTGACGGAGCCATGGACGACGAGCGCATTATCGGCGTTCTTCGGCTCCCGGCCGGTGCGCGAGTGGTTCAATCCAGCCGCGCCCGCGGTCAAAGAGGGGACGGTCGTTCCCGCCGAGTTCAGCGCCGAGACCGCACTTTCGCGCCTCGTTGCCGAACCCCTGCTGATTCGCCGGCCACTGATCGAACTGGCTGGCGAGCGCTGCTGCGGATTCGATGCCGTGTGGCTTGTGCAGCGCGGGGTGCGGCTGCCCGACGGGGCCGTGCCGCAGGGCTGCAGCCATGCGGCCAGCGCCGCCGGGGTGGCTCAGTGCAAGCCCCCGCGTAACCCTGCGGTCTATTGTGCGCCGCCGTCCGGAGCGAGCTTTCCATGA
- a CDS encoding 4Fe-4S binding protein: protein MSLEIVDSCVGCYACEPLCPNKAISAVMQPGEPLFFINPDKCTECLGDHDLPQCAEICPIEGAIVDEYGDALNPLGSLTGIPLHLLEQMREAECRQ, encoded by the coding sequence ATGTCACTTGAAATCGTCGATTCCTGTGTGGGCTGTTATGCCTGCGAGCCCTTGTGCCCGAACAAGGCCATCTCGGCGGTCATGCAGCCGGGCGAGCCGCTGTTCTTCATCAACCCTGACAAGTGCACCGAGTGCCTTGGCGATCACGATCTGCCGCAATGTGCGGAGATCTGCCCGATCGAGGGGGCGATCGTCGATGAGTATGGCGATGCGCTGAATCCGCTGGGTTCGCTGACCGGCATTCCGCTTCACCTGCTCGAGCAGATGAGGGAAGCGGAATGCCGACAGTAA